AAGTTTTGCGCCGCTTGCAAAGCACAGCCAGGGGTCTGGGCAAAACCCTCGGCGTCAAATTCAGCAACACGCTGGAAGTGATCAACAAAGGAAGGTTTTTCTCCGACGCGATCATGTACCTTTCCGGCCCGCCGCTGCACGTTTTGGCGATGGCGCTGGTGGAAGATTGGCGCAAAGTTTTTGGCGCCGCGATGCCGATTTCATTTTCCGCCGGCATCGACCAGCACAACTTTCCCGATGCGGTTGCTGCCGGACTGACGCCGATTACCACCTGCTCGGATTTGCTCAAGCCCGGCGGCTATGGGCGGCTGCACAAATATTTGTTGAATCTCGAAAACAAGATGAGGGAAATCGGCGCGGTGAATGTTGATGATTATATCATCAAATGGGGGTCAAATCAAAATGACATTGGCGCCGCGATGGTCGCCAACACCGGCCTGTTGATGGAAAAAGTTTTGTCTGATTCTCGTTACACCCGAAGCAAAAACAAATCCATTCCCCGCAAAATCGACCGTCATCTGGTACTTTTTGATTGCATCAATTGCGACAAATGCATTCCGGTTTGCCCGAACGACGCCAATTTCCACTACGAGCTGCCGCCGCTTGAAGTCGAATACACCAACTATCGAATCGGGCTGGAAGGGGTGGTTGAAGAAATTCCCGGCGGCGTTTTGCGCATTGCTGAATCGCATCAGATTGCCAACTACGCGGATTTTTGCAACGAATGCGGCAATTGCGACGTGTTCTGCCCGGAGCACGGCGGCCCGCACCTCAAAAAACCGCGCTTTTTTGGCAGCCGCGAATCGTGGCAAAAAGATGCGAAGAGCAACGGCTTTTTTGTTGAGAAACACCAGGGGGCGATTCTCATGCACGGCCGCATCGATGATCATCTTTATACGCTTCGGGTCGACGCTGCCCGCCATCAGGCTCATTTTACCGATCACGCTTTTGTGGTGCAAGTAGAGTGGCCAAATCTCGAGGTTGTTAATGTGGAGAAATTCGAGCCGCCGTTGGTGGGGCATGTTTTGGACATGCGCGTCTGCCATCAGATGGCAGCACTGCTCAAAGGCATTCTGGATGATCGAATGGTCAATTACGTCAACCTTTTCCTGGATTGAATTTATTCAAGGAGAATAACGCCATGTTTTCGGACGATTTCATGACAGGCCGTCGGTTTATTCGTTTTCAATATTTTTTTCTTGCGCTGGTGGCGTTTCCGCCGTCAGTTTTTTCACAGCCGGCAAACTCTCCCCTTGATTTTCGCTTTCATTTTTTGCAGGAAACGGCAAGATTATCGAAACAAGCCGCAACGGCGATGCCCGCAACCATTCGCTTTCAGCGGGCGCCGTCGAATCAGCTTCTCGAGGCGATCGAACAACTCGGCGTCACCTTCCAATGGCACAACGGCGTCCGTTTGGGATCGACGACGGTGTATCCGGTGCACTTGCGACACGATCATCTCGCTGCCCTGGCGCTGATGCCGGAGATCGTGGCGGTGCAGCCGAGTTGGCGTCCGGTTCGCGTGCCGCCGCTCGACGCCAGCCGGCCGCAGATTCAAGCCGAGGCCGCCTGGAAGCTCAAAGACAAACAGGGCAAAGCCCTCACCGGCAAAGGCGTGCTGATCGCGGATTTTGACACCGGCGTGGATTTTTTTCATCCGATGCTGTGGTTTGCCGACGGTGACACGTTGAACTGGCTCGACGTCAATGGCAACCAAACCTTCGATCCCGGTGTCGATGGCGTTGACAAGAATCACAACAACCGGTTTGACACCAGCGAGAATCTGCGCTACAAAGAGTTTCTATATTCGAACGTCAATGACGCGAATTTGTACGATGCCCATCTCGATTTTCTTTATAATGATGCCAACAATAACAGCAGCCGTGATTTCGGCGCCGCCGCCGGTTTTACTGAATCCTCGCCGACTTATGGCGAACAATGGTACATCACGCTTGACACGAACAAGGACAACCGCTTGAGCCCTGGCGAAAAATTGGTCGGATTGAAAACGAGCAAGATTCGCGCGATTCGTGAAGTTGACGGCACCGTGCGCCGGCGCGGCGTCGATCTCATCATGGCGAATCCGGATAACGGCCCGTTCGGCGGGCATGGCACCTCGGTCGCCGGCATCGCCATTGGCGGCGTGGCCGGGGTGCATCGTTTGGCCGGTATCGCGCCGGAGGCCGAGATGATTTTCGGCTCGATCAGTTACAATGCGTCGCCGCGTTTTTTCACCGCGCTGCCCGGCATGATGGCGTGGGCGCAGGCAGAAGGCGCCGACATCATGCTTTACGAAGACGGCGAATGGGTGTGGGAATATCTCGACGGCTCGTCGAACGAAGAAATCATGATCAACGAGATGGCGGCCAAAGGCATTTTGCAAGTGGCGCCGACCGGCAATCTCACCGGCGGCCGCATGCAGAAGACGCTGATGATCAATGCCAACGATTCGACCGTCGCCACTTTTACCGGCGGCTCTTCGACCGAAGTGTGGCCTTCAGTGCGATGGTTGGGAACTATGAATGACGTGGTGGTGCGATTGCAAGTGAATACCGGCAGCTTCGTCACGCTGCCGGGCAACGGCTCAACGATAACGATCGGCGGCAAGTCGGTTTACTCGAATAAAAGTGTTTCTTCACGCGGCACGGCGATGATGGTTCTTCACATCGCGGCCAGCGGCGGAGCGACGTACAATCTTCGCCTCATCAATAAAACCGCGACGCAAAAACGTGTCGAAGGCATGCTGGGAGACAACGGCTTCAGTTGGACCGGGTTGGCGCGGTGGCAATCGCCGACTGAAGACAATACGGTGACGTGGCCGGCGACCGCCGACAGCGCCATCGGTGTGGCGGCTTACAAAAATAAATCTTCCGATACCAACATCAATGTCTTCAGCGGCCGCGGCATGCGAATTGACAATCGCCGGCAGGTGGACGTGGCGGCGCCGGGCAGCACGGTTTACAGCATCGGCTTGAATGATCGTTACGTCGCGTTCGGTGGCACCAGCTCGGCAGGTCCGCATGTGGCCGGAGCTTTGGCTCTCATTCGTCAGGCCGATAAAAACTTGTCGCATGGCAAAGTCCGCGCCTTGCTGCGCGCCGGCGCGATTTCGGATAGCTTCACCGGAACCGTGCCAAATACGACTTGGGGTTTCGGCAAACTGCGGATTGAAAATTCGCTGCGGCAAATCGTTACGGCCGTGGCGACGAATGAAACCGTGCCGCAGTCGTGGCATCTGGCGCAGAATTTTCCGAATCCATTTAACCCGGCGACGCACATAACTTTTCGCGTTCCGCACACCGGGCATGTCGCGTTGAAAATTTATGACCTGCAAGGGCGCGAAGTGGCGACGCTGGTCAACGAAGCCAAAGCGCCGGGAACTTATGGCGTCGTTTGGGATGCAAGCAAATTTGCCAGCGGCGTTTATATTTATCGCTTGTCCGGCGCGAACTTCTCGGCGACAAAAAAATTGATTCTCTTGCGCTAGGCTGGAATTTACTGGGACATCAAATCCGTCTTGCGGGAGTTTTTTGTGCGCCCCAACTGTAAAAACCCTCAAAGATGGAGCACGCCATGCCGACTCCTCAATCCATTCACTTCCTCCTCAACGGTGAGCCGCGCGAAATCCGCGTTGCTCCTGATCTATCTTTGCTCGATCTTCTACGCGATCATTTTGACCTCACCGCCGCCAAGAACGGTTGCAGCCCGCAAGGCTCGTGTGGCTGTTGTACGGTTTTGGTGGATGATAAAGCCGTGGTCTCTTGCGTGACTCCCGTCGCCAAAATCGCCGGCAAGCGCGTGCAAACACTCGAGGGAGTGCCCGAGCAAAATCGCGAGATGCTGGCCAAGTCCTTCGTTCTTGCCGGCGGTTTGCAATGCGGCTTTTGCATTCCCGGCATCGCCATGCGCGCGCATTGGCTTTTACAAAATAATCCCAATCCAACACGCGATGAAATTGCACGCGCCTTGAATAATCACATCTGCCGCTGCACCGGCTATACGAAAATTATTGACGCCATCGCTCTCGCCGCCAAAGCGTATCGCGGAGAGCCACTTCCCGAACACGATAACAGCGGCCGCATCGGCACGAGTTTGTTGCGCTATCAAGGCGAAAATCTCACCCTCGGCGCGAAGCGTTACATTGATGATATGAAGATGCCGGAGATGCTGCATGGCGCGGTGCTCTTTTCAGCGCATCCGCGCGCCAAAGTACTGGCGATTGACACCTCGAAAGCAGAGAAATTGGACGGTGTCAAAGCCGTGATCACCGCGAAAGACGTTCCCGGCAACCGCTACGAAGGCTTGATCGAAAAAGACTGGCCGGTCTTCATTGCCATTGGCGAAGAGACGCGCTGTGTCGGCGACATTCTCGCCGCCGTCGCCGCCACGAGCAAAGCAATCGCGCGGGCAGCAATCGAGTTGATTGAAGTGCAATATGAAGTACTCAAGCCGGTTAGCTCAACCGAGGAAGCGCTGCAACCCGAAGCGCCGTTGATTCATCCGGAATCACCGGACAAAACCAATCTGCTCTCCACCTCCGTCATCAAGCGGGGCGATGTCGATAAAGCTCTGGCCGAAGCCGCGTTTGTTGCCACCGAAACTTTTCAAACCCAGCTCATCGAGCATGCTTTTTTGGAACCGGAAAGCTGTTTGGCTTATCCGGAAAATGGTTATCTCAAAGTTTTGAGCCAAGGCCAGGGCGTGTTCGACGATCAACGGCAAATCGCTTCCATTCTCGGCGTGCCAATCGAGCAGGTGCAAGTGGAGTTGGTTTCCAACGGCGGCGCGTTTGGCGGCAAAGAGGACCTCAGCATTCAAGGCCAAACCGCGCTGCTCGCCAAGATCACCGGCAAGCCGGTGAAGCTCACGCTTTCGCGGGACGAAAGTATTCGCTTGCATCCGAAACGCCATCCGATTCGCATGACATACACCGTTGGAGTTGATCAAGACGGCCATCTGCTCGCGGTCAAAGCGCGGATGGTCGGCGACAAAGGCGCGTATGCCTCGGTCGGGTCGAAAGTTTTGGAGCGTGCGGCCGGCCACGCCACCGGGCCGTATCGCGTGCCGAATGTCGATGTCGAAGCGCTCGCGGTGTACACCAACAATCCGCCCTGCGGTGCCATGCGCGGCTTCGGCGCCAATCAAGCCGCGTTCGGCATCGAGGGCATGCTCGATATTCTCGCCGAAAAAGTCGGCATCGATGGGTGGGAAATTCGCTATCGCAACGTGATGGATGCCGGCGATACATGGTGCAGCGGCCAGGTTTTGGAAAAAAGTGTCGGCATTCGCAAAACCCTCGAAGCGGTGAAAGACATTTATCGCAACGCCAAATATGCGGGCATTGCCTGCGGCATTAAAAACGTCGGCATCGGCAACGGCATGCCCGAATATGGCCGCGCCTGCTTGCGCGTCGAATCGCCGGAGCGCATCACGATTTACACCGGCTACACCGAAATGGGGCAGGGCTTGTTTACCGTGCTCATTCAATTTGCCTGCGAAGTCACCGGATTGCCGGCAAAATATTTCGAGACGAAAGTCGATACGCATCGCCCGCTGGATTGCGGCATGACCACGGCCTCCCGCGCCACCGTGCTCGGCGGCAATGCGGTGAAAAAAGCGGCGGAGAAACTGAAGGCGGATTTGCAAAATGGCATGACCCTCGGCGATCTCGTCGGCAAAGAATATTTTGGCGAAGTGCTGATTGATTACACCACCAAGCTCGGCGCGAAAGTGGCGAAGCCGATCACGCACATGACGTTTGGCTTCGCCACGCAAGTTGCCATTCTCGATGACAACGGCAAGCTGGTCAAATTCATCGCTGCGCACGACGTTGGCCGCGCCATCAATCCGACTTTGCTCGAAGGCCAAATCGAAGGCTCGATTCACATGGGGCTTGGTTATGCTTTGACGGAGGAACTGCCTGTGACGAATGGCGTGCCG
The DNA window shown above is from candidate division KSB1 bacterium and carries:
- the xdh gene encoding selenium-dependent xanthine dehydrogenase translates to MPTPQSIHFLLNGEPREIRVAPDLSLLDLLRDHFDLTAAKNGCSPQGSCGCCTVLVDDKAVVSCVTPVAKIAGKRVQTLEGVPEQNREMLAKSFVLAGGLQCGFCIPGIAMRAHWLLQNNPNPTRDEIARALNNHICRCTGYTKIIDAIALAAKAYRGEPLPEHDNSGRIGTSLLRYQGENLTLGAKRYIDDMKMPEMLHGAVLFSAHPRAKVLAIDTSKAEKLDGVKAVITAKDVPGNRYEGLIEKDWPVFIAIGEETRCVGDILAAVAATSKAIARAAIELIEVQYEVLKPVSSTEEALQPEAPLIHPESPDKTNLLSTSVIKRGDVDKALAEAAFVATETFQTQLIEHAFLEPESCLAYPENGYLKVLSQGQGVFDDQRQIASILGVPIEQVQVELVSNGGAFGGKEDLSIQGQTALLAKITGKPVKLTLSRDESIRLHPKRHPIRMTYTVGVDQDGHLLAVKARMVGDKGAYASVGSKVLERAAGHATGPYRVPNVDVEALAVYTNNPPCGAMRGFGANQAAFGIEGMLDILAEKVGIDGWEIRYRNVMDAGDTWCSGQVLEKSVGIRKTLEAVKDIYRNAKYAGIACGIKNVGIGNGMPEYGRACLRVESPERITIYTGYTEMGQGLFTVLIQFACEVTGLPAKYFETKVDTHRPLDCGMTTASRATVLGGNAVKKAAEKLKADLQNGMTLGDLVGKEYFGEVLIDYTTKLGAKVAKPITHMTFGFATQVAILDDNGKLVKFIAAHDVGRAINPTLLEGQIEGSIHMGLGYALTEELPVTNGVPDTYQLRRLGLIRAKDMPEIETIFIEDYEPEGPFGAKGVGEIGLVPTAPAVASALYKFDGIRRTSLPMKDSPAARFAMGHK
- a CDS encoding S8 family peptidase; the protein is MFSDDFMTGRRFIRFQYFFLALVAFPPSVFSQPANSPLDFRFHFLQETARLSKQAATAMPATIRFQRAPSNQLLEAIEQLGVTFQWHNGVRLGSTTVYPVHLRHDHLAALALMPEIVAVQPSWRPVRVPPLDASRPQIQAEAAWKLKDKQGKALTGKGVLIADFDTGVDFFHPMLWFADGDTLNWLDVNGNQTFDPGVDGVDKNHNNRFDTSENLRYKEFLYSNVNDANLYDAHLDFLYNDANNNSSRDFGAAAGFTESSPTYGEQWYITLDTNKDNRLSPGEKLVGLKTSKIRAIREVDGTVRRRGVDLIMANPDNGPFGGHGTSVAGIAIGGVAGVHRLAGIAPEAEMIFGSISYNASPRFFTALPGMMAWAQAEGADIMLYEDGEWVWEYLDGSSNEEIMINEMAAKGILQVAPTGNLTGGRMQKTLMINANDSTVATFTGGSSTEVWPSVRWLGTMNDVVVRLQVNTGSFVTLPGNGSTITIGGKSVYSNKSVSSRGTAMMVLHIAASGGATYNLRLINKTATQKRVEGMLGDNGFSWTGLARWQSPTEDNTVTWPATADSAIGVAAYKNKSSDTNINVFSGRGMRIDNRRQVDVAAPGSTVYSIGLNDRYVAFGGTSSAGPHVAGALALIRQADKNLSHGKVRALLRAGAISDSFTGTVPNTTWGFGKLRIENSLRQIVTAVATNETVPQSWHLAQNFPNPFNPATHITFRVPHTGHVALKIYDLQGREVATLVNEAKAPGTYGVVWDASKFASGVYIYRLSGANFSATKKLILLR
- a CDS encoding glutamate synthase — protein: MAELIPYPFASLVRRMFREFEKQQTIFDLPKQKFYRSNGGPDTAVEFCRMKAGTPVGPAAGPQTQMAQNLVLSWLGGSRIIELKTVQILDQLNISRPCIDMTNVGYNVEWSQELRLEQSLREYVAGHMLIEMLIAANALEQNDPLAKTATIFDVSVGYDLKGIQSRPIRNWLHAIKDATAIVEELRQQIPAEFSRYRDLPFKTKLAKSITLSTFHGCPAQEIESIVHFLLTEMDYHVIIKMNPPMMGREKLEYLLYERLGYHDLEVNPKVYQVNITFDEAVEVLRRLQSTARGLGKTLGVKFSNTLEVINKGRFFSDAIMYLSGPPLHVLAMALVEDWRKVFGAAMPISFSAGIDQHNFPDAVAAGLTPITTCSDLLKPGGYGRLHKYLLNLENKMREIGAVNVDDYIIKWGSNQNDIGAAMVANTGLLMEKVLSDSRYTRSKNKSIPRKIDRHLVLFDCINCDKCIPVCPNDANFHYELPPLEVEYTNYRIGLEGVVEEIPGGVLRIAESHQIANYADFCNECGNCDVFCPEHGGPHLKKPRFFGSRESWQKDAKSNGFFVEKHQGAILMHGRIDDHLYTLRVDAARHQAHFTDHAFVVQVEWPNLEVVNVEKFEPPLVGHVLDMRVCHQMAALLKGILDDRMVNYVNLFLD